One genomic window of Arachis stenosperma cultivar V10309 chromosome 10, arast.V10309.gnm1.PFL2, whole genome shotgun sequence includes the following:
- the LOC130955843 gene encoding uncharacterized protein LOC130955843 produces the protein MLRLWKWYQNCLAVHPVKTQVISSGIIWGVGDIAAQAVTHSYSTPNTAHTHQIQDDDDEEFKINWKRVATTSLFGLSFVGPVGHYWYEGLDRYIRLRLMLKPDSFRFVASKVAIDGFLFGPLDLLAFFTYMGLSTGKSIPQIKEDVKRDFLPAFILEGGIWPIVQVANFRYVPVRYQLLYVNLFCLLDSCFLSWIEQQQDAQWKKWVKSFLPLK, from the exons ATGCTTAGGTTGTGGAAATGGTACCAAAATTGCTTGGCTGTTCACCCTGTTAAGACACAGGTAATCAGTTCAGGAATCATATGGGGTGTTGGTGACATTGCTGCACAAGCTGTCACTCATAGTTATTCTACACCTAACACTGCCCACACTCATCAAATTCAG GATGACGATGACGAAGAATTCAAGATCAACTGGAAGCGGGTGGCTACAACCAGCTTGTTTGGGTTAAGCTTTGTTGGCCCAGTTGGCCATTACTG GTATGAAGGCTTGGATAGATATATAAGATTGAGACTCATGCTCAAACCAGATTCCTTCCGCTTCGTTGCCTCTAAAGTTGCCATTGACGGGTTCCTTTTCGGGCCATTGGATTTACTCGCATTTTTCACTTACATGGGCCTTTCTACCGGAAAGAGTATTCCTCAAATCAAAGAAGATGTGAAGAGAGATTTTCTTCCCGCCTTTATCTTAGAAGGAGGGATATGGCCCATTGTTCAGGTCGCAAATTTTCGGTATGTACCCGTAAGGTATCAGCTCCTATATGTCAACCTCTTCTGCTTGCTGGATAGCTGTTTCTTGTCTTGGATTGAGCAACAACAGGATGCTCAATGGAAAAAATGGGTGAAATCTTTTCTACCTCTCAAGTAA
- the LOC130955842 gene encoding proline-rich receptor-like protein kinase PERK15, whose product MFSVAPLTPASSPAMAPPSPPLIDITPPPSPLLFQPTAAPPQFPSPPSPPLVLPMPTAPPLTSPPITSPPEVVSMPTNSPPPVTQVPPAISSSPPLPEIPIVAASPSTPITSNENPIPATPSPPNTALPAAASPPVPATPLPSSPPSLIPPSVTFPSNSLPALPLRHRKVSPALPVPTATSPPPQRFWPLAPEAAATSPLLPQPPATVYPFTEPTLPSTPEATPAQPPSSRSLPLAVDVDKHSGFEVPSGFIIEGIVIGGIVIGFVVALMLLLFRNRKKKQQQQQQKNLHTHQSEESSPCVGAKKSESGSHVIKVLPNPSKLTEGGGDFGPVNGIFTYDELVAATKSFSEANLLGEGGFGYVYKGILPSGKEIAVKQLKSGSQQGEREFQAEVETISRVHHKHLVELVGYCVTMSERMLVYEFVPNNTLEFHLHGEGKPVVRWEKRIKIALGSAKGLAYLHEDCNPAIIHRDIKASNILLDFNFEAKVSDFGLAKIFPNNADGCITHLTTRVVGTFGYLAPEYASSGKLTDKSDVYSYGVMLLELLTGRPAISTEGSRNVSLVDWARPLLAQVLEDGDVSDLVDPRLQNNYKADEMTRMITCAAACVRHSASLRPRMSQIAGALEGLVSLSDLVGDITPGHTRIYSWPESSTYDACQYQQDLRDFNLGLSSQQCSSSVHSEMTSAYGLCLSDSSSEG is encoded by the exons atgttttCAGTTGCACCTTTGACTCCGGCAAGTTCACCGGCAATGGCTCCGCCGTCTCCGCCGCTTATTGACATTACTCCTCCCCCATCGCCATTGCTGTTCCAACCTACAGCAGCGCCACCACAATTTCCTTCTCCTCCATCACCGCCGTTAGTGCTTCCAATGCCTACAGCACCACCACTTACCTCGCCGCCGATCACTTCTCCGCCGGAGGTGGTGTCTATGCCTACAAACTCCCCGCCTCCGGTTACTCAAGTCCCGCCGGCGATTTCCTCATCGCCGCCTCTGCCGGAAATTCCAATCGTCGCTGCTTCACCGTCGACTCCGATTACATCGAACGAGAATCCAATTCCAGCAACGCCGTCTCCTCCGAATACGGCGTTGCCGGCGGCAGCATCTCCTCCAGTTCCGGCGACGCCGCTTCCTTCGTCTCCGCCATCTCTGATTCCGCCGTCGGTTACTTTTCCGTCAAATTCGTTACCAGCATTGCCGCTGCGTCACCGGAAAGTTTCGCCGGCGCTTCCAGTTCCAACAGCCACTTCACCACCACCACAGAGATTTTGGCCTCTGGCACCGGAAGCAGCAGCAACCTCTCCGCTGCTGCCACAGCCACCGGCGACCGTTTACCCTTTCACGGAACCTACATTGCCATCAACTCCAGAGGCAACGCCGGCGCAGCCACCGTCGAGTCGAAGCTTGCCGCTTGCAGTGGACGTTGATAAACACTCAGGGTTCGAAGTGCCAAGTGGATTCATAATTGAAGGAATTGTAATTGGTGGTATCGTTATTGGGTTTGTTGTAGCACTTATGTTACTTTTGTTCAGgaatagaaagaaaaagcagcagcagcagcagcagaagAATCTGCATACACATCAATCTGAGGAATCATCACCTTGTGTTGGAGCTAAGA AGTCAGAATCAGGTTCTCATGTCATCAAAGTGCTGCCAAATCCATCAAAGCTAACAGAGGGAGGTGGAGATTTCGGCCCTGTGAATGGCATTTTCACATATGATGAGCTAGTAGCAGCCACTAAGAGTTTCTCTGAAGCCAACCTTCTTGGGGAAGGTGGATTTGGTTATGTATATAAAGGAATTCTTCCAAGTGGAAAGGAAATTGCAGTTAAACAGTTGAAATCAGGAAGCCAGCAAGGAGAGCGAGAATTTCAGGCCGAGGTTGAGACCATTAGCCGAGTGCATCACAAGCATCTTGTTGAGTTGGTTGGATACTGCGTTACCATGTCTGAAAGAATGCTTGTTTATGAATTTGTTCCAAATAACACATTGGAATTCCATTTACATG GGGAAGGGAAGCCCGTTGTACGGTGGGAGAAGAGAATTAAGATTGCCCTGGGATCTGCAAAAGGGCTTGCATATCTACATGAAGATT GTAATCCAGCAATCATTCACCGTGATATTAAAGCATCTAACATCCTTCTGGACTTCAATTTTGAAGCAAAG GTTTCTGACTTTGGCCTAGCAAAGATCTTCCCCAACAACGCTGATGGTTGCATCACTCACCTCACCACCCGAGTCGTGGGAACCTTTGG GTATCTGGCTCCAGAATATGCATCAAGTGGTAAACTAACAGATAAATCAGATGTATATTCCTATGGAGTGATGCTTTTAGAACTCTTAACTGGACGTCCAGCAATCAGTACAGAAGGATCAAGAAACGTGAGCTTGGTTGATTGG GCTAGGCCCTTGCTTGCGCAAGTGCTAGAAGATGGTGATGTCAGTGATCTTGTTGATCCAAGGTTGCAGAATAATTATAAAGCTGATGAGATGACTAGAATGATTACCTGCGCAGCCGCCTGCGTGCGCCATTCAGCCAGCCTTCGACCCCGTATGAGCCAA ATTGCAGGTGCCTTAGAAGGATTGGTTTCTCTGTCGGATCTTGTAGGCGACATTACGCCGGGGCATACCAGAATATACAGTTGGCCAGAGAGTTCAACTTATGATGCCTGTCAATACCAACAGGACTTGAGAGACTTCAATTTGGGATTATCATCTCAACAGTGCAGCTCAAGTGTGCATAGTGAAATGACTAGTGCTTATGGTCTTTGCCTATCTGACTCAAGTAGTGAAGGTTAA